A stretch of Caenorhabditis elegans chromosome IV DNA encodes these proteins:
- the jac-1 gene encoding Fibronectin type-III domain-containing protein (Confirmed by transcript evidence), which yields MATSYLTESLAGPTSARGSSYSYSYESHYDNPPEEEYEHFTNDDGVHQMQKVTRVTKVTTTRSVRQVPVQSPYSNIDFDSSGLPTPSPVIDRDPSLEMMARMGGASDHDSEDRSAPPPAPASRFLHEDSGIPSAPGVPDVVDAGIGEVTVVWSAPLQSNGGEVRGYQIEMREFPDGEWESMGVDHLLKDTTCRVTNLTSHEVQFRVSAYGRTGFGPASNPSLPVKIPISETDLATSAGAPLAPGRPTVIAVDGQGVLLEWTPPVADVHSSPPQGYQVEYRVYGSRDWIVANEQLVQENVFTVESLRPNGVYEFRVRGKNQDGLGHPSMSSGGVAIRPAAPQRHVPARKVSESVQPPGQPQMVEVGDDVVKLEWAPSVQNARYIVEYREVGDPEWHTANYDPIVQNGIQVEGLHRNSTYEFCVISIVDNIASQPSETSDIIHLRPTCNTSALRPAPNILEAPEFLEVDGDKITICWLPAQSQLPVMGYDVEFRDLQQDDRWYKVNDQPVFACKMTVGDLIMDHDYQFRVLAHNASGCSQPSPPSDFVHIEPSTNRFSSDTMESPHLGHHDVVKYVEAERFGAVPLLQEEMVRESPPLPERDDSPPPLRRANNNVQWRDPSLKEVIEYLSSADKDKQLNASGYLQHLTYTDNQIKEETREYGGIPKLIALLRSDTPRIQKNACACLKNLSFGKENDANKLAVMEADGVRLIAEVLRTTHDASVKEEAAAALWNLSSADMLKPVILESATEILSQQVIAPVLAVGTSDPTRHFGSTLFKNSTGVLRNVSAASQQARRRLRDIPNLIEALVHFLTHAIQKSQVDSPTVENAVCLLRNLSYRIQEVVDPNYDPAAAHSSSSKNMKHVASPKPEKKKKDKEKKKDKNPKNIVTGPSVLWQPHVVKLYLKLLQDSSNIETLEASAGAIQNLAACQFPPSAEVRAAVRVEKGLPVLVELIRLPEDFVVCAVATALRNLAIDPRNRELIVSGKYALRDFLDKLPEPGSPRRSAISDQTIGAVLGILFEIVRSSAAYTKDVHELKGTDKLRALSRSYPTYSHRVCKYASQVLYVMWQHKELHDGFKRSGLKEADFYSGTARRGDSSTLARPISSQGRERPSMHQLDETLSSGGGYGTMESNNRAGTLRPASATSQTIQRRYDQVPRDGPVYSSVQKPSPRGGGGGGNIDDSWV from the exons ATGGCCACGTCATACTTAACCGAATCGCTAGCTGGGCCTACAAGTGCCCGAGGATCGTCATATTCTTACTCATATGAATCACATTACGATAATCCGCCAGAAGAGGAGTACGAACATTTTACGAATGATGACGGGGTACATCAAATGCAGAAG GTGACCCGTGTTACAAAAGTGACGACAACCCGTTCTGTCCGTCAAGTTCCCGTCCAATCTCCATATTCAAATATCGATTTCGACTCGTCTGGCCTTCCAACTCCATCACCGGTCATCGATCGAGATCCGAGCCTAGAAATGATGGCTAGAATGGGCGGAGCTTCGGACCATGATTCTGAAGATCGATCGGCTCCGCCACCGGCTCCGGCGAGCCGGTTTTTACATGAAG ACAGCGGAATCCCTTCAGCTCCAGGAGTCCCCGATGTAGTCGACGCAGGAATCGgcgaggttactgtagtatgGAGTGCTCCATTACAAAGCAATGGAGGAGAAGTTCGGGGTTATCAAATTGAGATGAGAGAGTTTCCAGATGGAGAATGGGAAAGCATGGGAGTTGATCATTTGCTTAAGGACACCACGTGCAGAG TGACCAACCTGACATCACACGAAGTTCAATTCCGCGTTTCTGCCTACGGACGTACAGGCTTCGGACCCGCCTCGAATCCCTCACTTCCCGTCAAAATTCCGATCAGCGAGACCGACCTGGCAACGT ctgCCGGCGCCCCACTGGCTCCCGGCAGACCCACTGTCATCGCCGTGGATGGTCAGGGTGTCCTTCTGGAATGGACACCTCCGGTTGCGGATGTTCATTCATCACCACCACAAGGATATCAAGTCGAATATCGAGTGTATGGAAGTCGAGATTGGATTGTGGCAAATGAGCAACTTGTACAGGAGAACGTGTTCACTGTCGAGTCACTACGACCCAATGGAGTTTACGAGTTTCGAGTTCGCGGGAAGAATCAGGACGGGCTTGGGCATCCGAGTATGTCGTCGGGAGGTGTTGCGATTCGGCCAGCTGCGCCGCAGAGGCATGTGCCTGCGAGAAAG GTATCAGAAAGTGTACAACCACCCGGTCAACCACAAATGGTAGAGGTTGGCGATGACGTGGTGAAGCTCGAGTGGGCTCCGTCGGTTCAAAATGCGCGGTACATTGTGGAGTATCGAGAGGTTGGAGATCCAGAATGGCACACGGCTAATTATGATCCAATTGTACAGAATGGAATACAag tgGAAGGCCTTCACCGCAATTCAACATACGAATTCTGTGTGATATCAATCGTTGATAACATTGCCTCTCAACCATCAGAAACATCTGACATCATTCATCTCCGCCCGACTTGCAACACGTCCGCTCTTCGCCCCGCCCCCAATATTCTAGAAGCTCCAGAATTTCTGGAAGTCGACGGGGATAAGATTACAATTTGTTGGCTACCCGCACAAAGTCAGCTGCCAGTTATGGGATATGACGTGGAATTCCGAGATCTTCAACAAGACGATCGGTGGTATAAGGTGAATGATCAGCCGGTATTTGCGTGTAAGATGACAGTTGGCGACCTGATTATGGATCATGACTATCAGTTCCGTGTATTGGCACATAATGCGTCAGGATGCTCACAACCGTCGCCGCCGAGCGATTTTGTGCACATTGAGCCGAGTACAA ACCGTTTCTCCTCCGACACTATGGAATCTCCTCATCTGGGACACCATGACGTGGTAAAGTACGTGGAAGCCGAGAGATTTGGAGCCGTTCCGTTGCTCCAAGAGGAGATGGTCAGAGAATCACCGCCGCTTCCCGAGAGAGATGACTCACCGCCTCCGTTGAGAAGAGCAAATAATAATG tgcAATGGCGAGACCCATCTCTGAAAGAAGTGATCGAATACCTCTCCTCAGCTGACAAGGACAAACAGCTAAATGCTTCTGGCTATCTTCAACATCTCACTTACACTGATAATCAGATTAAAGAAGAGACACGAGAATACGGTGGAATACCGAAACTCATCGCCCTCCTCCGTTCAGACACTCCACGGATCCAGAAGAATGCGTGTGcttgcctgaaaaatttgagcttcGGCAAAGAAAACGACGCGAACAAGTTGGCAGTGATGGAGGCTGATGGAGTACGTCTGATTGCTGAAGTACTCCGAACTACACATGATGCAAGTGTCAAGGAAGAAGCTGCGGCGGCACTTTGGAATTTAAGCTCGGCGGATATGTTGAAGCCTGTGATCCTTGAGTCGGCCACGGAGATCCTCAGTCAACAGGTTATTGCTCCGGTCCTTGCTGTTGGAACTTCAGATCCTACCCGTCACTTTGGCTCGACACTGTTCAAAAACTCTACTGGAGTCCTTCGTAATGTTTCTGCAGCGTCTCAACAAGCTAGACGTCGACTTCGGGATATTCCGAACCTTATCGAGGCCTTGGTTCATTTCCTCACTCACGCTATTCAGAAGAGTCAGGTGGATTCTCCGACAGTCGAGAATGCGGTGTGCTTGCTCCGTAACCTGAGCTACCGTATCCAAGAAGTCGTCGATCCGAACTATGATCCTGCGGCGGCTCACTCCAGCTCGTCGAAGAACATGAAACACGTGGCATCACCGAAGcctgagaagaaaaagaaggataaggagaagaaaaaggaCAAGAACCCGAAGAACATCGTGACGGGACCCTCTGTTCTCTGGCAGCCACACGTTGTCAAACTGTACCTGAAGCTTCTCCAAGATAGTTCTAATATTGAGACACTTGAAGCATCGGCTGGAGCTATTCAAAACCTGGCAGCGTGCCAATTCCCGCCATCGGCAGAAGTTCGAGCGGCGGTGAGAGTGGAGAAGGGGTTGCCGGTGCTTGTCGAGCTCATCCGGTTACCCGAGGACTTTGTCGTGTGCGCCGTGGCCACTGCGTTGAGGAATTTGGCGATTGATCCAAGGAATCGGGAACTTATTG TTTCAGGAAAATACGCACTCCGTGACTTCCTCGACAAGCTCCCCGAGCCGGGATCTCCACGTCGTTCTGCAATCTCTGATCAGACAATTGGTGCGGTACTCGGTATCCTATTCGAGATTGTTAGAAGCTCAGCGGCCTATACAAAGGATGTTCATGAGCTGAAGG GTACGGACAAATTACGAGCACTGTCTCGTTCCTATCCAACATACTCTCACCGAGTTTGTAAGTACGCTAGTCAAGTACTGTATGTGATGTGGCAGCACAAGGAGCTTCACGATGGATTCAAGAGAAGCGGGCTCAAGGAAGCAGACTTCTACTCGGGAACTGCGAGACG AGGCGATTCCTCTACACTGGCCCGTCCAATCTCATCCCAAGGTCGTGAGCGTCCATCAATGCACCAACTCGACGAAACTCTCTCCTCTGGCGGTGGGTACGGTACCATGGAGAGCAACAATCGTGCCGGGACCCTCCGACCGGCAAGTGCCACGTCACAAACCATCCAACGCCGTTATGACCAAGTGCCACGTGACGGACCCGTCTATTCCTCCGTTCAAAAACCATCGCCACGTGGCGGTGGCGGAGGAGGGAATATCGACGATAGTTGGGTctag
- the jac-1 gene encoding Juxtamembrane domain-associated catenin (Confirmed by transcript evidence), whose amino-acid sequence MMARMGGASDHDSEDRSAPPPAPASRFLHEDSGIPSAPGVPDVVDAGIGEVTVVWSAPLQSNGGEVRGYQIEMREFPDGEWESMGVDHLLKDTTCRVTNLTSHEVQFRVSAYGRTGFGPASNPSLPVKIPISETDLATSAGAPLAPGRPTVIAVDGQGVLLEWTPPVADVHSSPPQGYQVEYRVYGSRDWIVANEQLVQENVFTVESLRPNGVYEFRVRGKNQDGLGHPSMSSGGVAIRPAAPQRHVPARKVSESVQPPGQPQMVEVGDDVVKLEWAPSVQNARYIVEYREVGDPEWHTANYDPIVQNGIQVEGLHRNSTYEFCVISIVDNIASQPSETSDIIHLRPTCNTSALRPAPNILEAPEFLEVDGDKITICWLPAQSQLPVMGYDVEFRDLQQDDRWYKVNDQPVFACKMTVGDLIMDHDYQFRVLAHNASGCSQPSPPSDFVHIEPSTNRFSSDTMESPHLGHHDVVKYVEAERFGAVPLLQEEMVRESPPLPERDDSPPPLRRANNNVQWRDPSLKEVIEYLSSADKDKQLNASGYLQHLTYTDNQIKEETREYGGIPKLIALLRSDTPRIQKNACACLKNLSFGKENDANKLAVMEADGVRLIAEVLRTTHDASVKEEAAAALWNLSSADMLKPVILESATEILSQQVIAPVLAVGTSDPTRHFGSTLFKNSTGVLRNVSAASQQARRRLRDIPNLIEALVHFLTHAIQKSQVDSPTVENAVCLLRNLSYRIQEVVDPNYDPAAAHSSSSKNMKHVASPKPEKKKKDKEKKKDKNPKNIVTGPSVLWQPHVVKLYLKLLQDSSNIETLEASAGAIQNLAACQFPPSAEVRAAVRVEKGLPVLVELIRLPEDFVVCAVATALRNLAIDPRNRELIGKYALRDFLDKLPEPGSPRRSAISDQTIGAVLGILFEIVRSSAAYTKDVHELKGTDKLRALSRSYPTYSHRVCKYASQVLYVMWQHKELHDGFKRSGLKEADFYSGTARRGDSSTLARPISSQGRERPSMHQLDETLSSGGGYGTMESNNRAGTLRPASATSQTIQRRYDQVPRDGPVYSSVQKPSPRGGGGGGNIDDSWV is encoded by the exons ATGATGGCTAGAATGGGCGGAGCTTCGGACCATGATTCTGAAGATCGATCGGCTCCGCCACCGGCTCCGGCGAGCCGGTTTTTACATGAAG ACAGCGGAATCCCTTCAGCTCCAGGAGTCCCCGATGTAGTCGACGCAGGAATCGgcgaggttactgtagtatgGAGTGCTCCATTACAAAGCAATGGAGGAGAAGTTCGGGGTTATCAAATTGAGATGAGAGAGTTTCCAGATGGAGAATGGGAAAGCATGGGAGTTGATCATTTGCTTAAGGACACCACGTGCAGAG TGACCAACCTGACATCACACGAAGTTCAATTCCGCGTTTCTGCCTACGGACGTACAGGCTTCGGACCCGCCTCGAATCCCTCACTTCCCGTCAAAATTCCGATCAGCGAGACCGACCTGGCAACGT ctgCCGGCGCCCCACTGGCTCCCGGCAGACCCACTGTCATCGCCGTGGATGGTCAGGGTGTCCTTCTGGAATGGACACCTCCGGTTGCGGATGTTCATTCATCACCACCACAAGGATATCAAGTCGAATATCGAGTGTATGGAAGTCGAGATTGGATTGTGGCAAATGAGCAACTTGTACAGGAGAACGTGTTCACTGTCGAGTCACTACGACCCAATGGAGTTTACGAGTTTCGAGTTCGCGGGAAGAATCAGGACGGGCTTGGGCATCCGAGTATGTCGTCGGGAGGTGTTGCGATTCGGCCAGCTGCGCCGCAGAGGCATGTGCCTGCGAGAAAG GTATCAGAAAGTGTACAACCACCCGGTCAACCACAAATGGTAGAGGTTGGCGATGACGTGGTGAAGCTCGAGTGGGCTCCGTCGGTTCAAAATGCGCGGTACATTGTGGAGTATCGAGAGGTTGGAGATCCAGAATGGCACACGGCTAATTATGATCCAATTGTACAGAATGGAATACAag tgGAAGGCCTTCACCGCAATTCAACATACGAATTCTGTGTGATATCAATCGTTGATAACATTGCCTCTCAACCATCAGAAACATCTGACATCATTCATCTCCGCCCGACTTGCAACACGTCCGCTCTTCGCCCCGCCCCCAATATTCTAGAAGCTCCAGAATTTCTGGAAGTCGACGGGGATAAGATTACAATTTGTTGGCTACCCGCACAAAGTCAGCTGCCAGTTATGGGATATGACGTGGAATTCCGAGATCTTCAACAAGACGATCGGTGGTATAAGGTGAATGATCAGCCGGTATTTGCGTGTAAGATGACAGTTGGCGACCTGATTATGGATCATGACTATCAGTTCCGTGTATTGGCACATAATGCGTCAGGATGCTCACAACCGTCGCCGCCGAGCGATTTTGTGCACATTGAGCCGAGTACAA ACCGTTTCTCCTCCGACACTATGGAATCTCCTCATCTGGGACACCATGACGTGGTAAAGTACGTGGAAGCCGAGAGATTTGGAGCCGTTCCGTTGCTCCAAGAGGAGATGGTCAGAGAATCACCGCCGCTTCCCGAGAGAGATGACTCACCGCCTCCGTTGAGAAGAGCAAATAATAATG tgcAATGGCGAGACCCATCTCTGAAAGAAGTGATCGAATACCTCTCCTCAGCTGACAAGGACAAACAGCTAAATGCTTCTGGCTATCTTCAACATCTCACTTACACTGATAATCAGATTAAAGAAGAGACACGAGAATACGGTGGAATACCGAAACTCATCGCCCTCCTCCGTTCAGACACTCCACGGATCCAGAAGAATGCGTGTGcttgcctgaaaaatttgagcttcGGCAAAGAAAACGACGCGAACAAGTTGGCAGTGATGGAGGCTGATGGAGTACGTCTGATTGCTGAAGTACTCCGAACTACACATGATGCAAGTGTCAAGGAAGAAGCTGCGGCGGCACTTTGGAATTTAAGCTCGGCGGATATGTTGAAGCCTGTGATCCTTGAGTCGGCCACGGAGATCCTCAGTCAACAGGTTATTGCTCCGGTCCTTGCTGTTGGAACTTCAGATCCTACCCGTCACTTTGGCTCGACACTGTTCAAAAACTCTACTGGAGTCCTTCGTAATGTTTCTGCAGCGTCTCAACAAGCTAGACGTCGACTTCGGGATATTCCGAACCTTATCGAGGCCTTGGTTCATTTCCTCACTCACGCTATTCAGAAGAGTCAGGTGGATTCTCCGACAGTCGAGAATGCGGTGTGCTTGCTCCGTAACCTGAGCTACCGTATCCAAGAAGTCGTCGATCCGAACTATGATCCTGCGGCGGCTCACTCCAGCTCGTCGAAGAACATGAAACACGTGGCATCACCGAAGcctgagaagaaaaagaaggataaggagaagaaaaaggaCAAGAACCCGAAGAACATCGTGACGGGACCCTCTGTTCTCTGGCAGCCACACGTTGTCAAACTGTACCTGAAGCTTCTCCAAGATAGTTCTAATATTGAGACACTTGAAGCATCGGCTGGAGCTATTCAAAACCTGGCAGCGTGCCAATTCCCGCCATCGGCAGAAGTTCGAGCGGCGGTGAGAGTGGAGAAGGGGTTGCCGGTGCTTGTCGAGCTCATCCGGTTACCCGAGGACTTTGTCGTGTGCGCCGTGGCCACTGCGTTGAGGAATTTGGCGATTGATCCAAGGAATCGGGAACTTATTG GAAAATACGCACTCCGTGACTTCCTCGACAAGCTCCCCGAGCCGGGATCTCCACGTCGTTCTGCAATCTCTGATCAGACAATTGGTGCGGTACTCGGTATCCTATTCGAGATTGTTAGAAGCTCAGCGGCCTATACAAAGGATGTTCATGAGCTGAAGG GTACGGACAAATTACGAGCACTGTCTCGTTCCTATCCAACATACTCTCACCGAGTTTGTAAGTACGCTAGTCAAGTACTGTATGTGATGTGGCAGCACAAGGAGCTTCACGATGGATTCAAGAGAAGCGGGCTCAAGGAAGCAGACTTCTACTCGGGAACTGCGAGACG AGGCGATTCCTCTACACTGGCCCGTCCAATCTCATCCCAAGGTCGTGAGCGTCCATCAATGCACCAACTCGACGAAACTCTCTCCTCTGGCGGTGGGTACGGTACCATGGAGAGCAACAATCGTGCCGGGACCCTCCGACCGGCAAGTGCCACGTCACAAACCATCCAACGCCGTTATGACCAAGTGCCACGTGACGGACCCGTCTATTCCTCCGTTCAAAAACCATCGCCACGTGGCGGTGGCGGAGGAGGGAATATCGACGATAGTTGGGTctag